The Bacteroidales bacterium genomic interval AGGGACTTTATCCATAAACTTAAAATTGTTCTGAAAGAATTGCGAGAGACTTATAATTGTCTTCGGATTATTCAACGAACATGCAGTAAGGGATCAGAGACCTTGATTGAAAAAGCCATCAAGGAGAATGATGAGTTAATAGCCATTTTCGTAAAGAGTATTAAGACTCTGAAGGAGAAGATGGAAAGAGACGTTTTACGCTGATTTGATAAACAAAGGAACAAAGGAATTCTGATTTGAAAATTACTTCTGAAATCAAAAATCCTCTGTTCCTTTGTTTCTTAAATCAAAAAAAAGTATCGCCTCCCTGATCCGTTTCACCGCATCAAGGATCTGCTCCTCCGTTATCACCAGCGGCGGAGCAAAGCGAATGATATGCTTGTGTGTGGGCTTGGCCAGCACACCGTTCTCCGCCATCTTCAAACACACATCCCACGCTTCCTTGCCGTTTTTCGGCTTGATGACGATGGCATTCAACAGTCCTTTTCCCCTTACCAGCTCGATCATGTCGGATGGGATCTTTTTCATTTCTGCCCGGAACAGCTGCCCCATTGTTTCGGCATTTTCTGCCAGATTTTCGTCTTTGAGCACCTGCAGGGAGGTGACGGCGATCTTTGCGGCCAGTGGGTTGCCTCCAAAGGTGCTGCCGTGCTGCCCGGGCTTGATGGTGAGCATGATCTCATCGTCGGCCAGGACGGCGGAGATCGGGTAGGCGCCGCCGGACAGCGCCTTGCCCAGGATGATCATATCCGGACGGATATCCTCGTGATCCGAAGCCAGCATGCGCCCGGTGCGGGCCAGGCCGGTCTGCACCTCATCGGCGATGAACAGCACATTCTTCGACTGGCAGAGCTGGTATGCTTTGGAAAGATATCCCTCATCCGGCACAAATACACCTGCTTCGCCCTGGATGGGCTCGACCAGGAAACCGGCCACATCGGGATCTTCCAGCGCCTTTTCCAGCGCCGGGATGTTGTTGTAAGGGATCACGATGAACCCCGGCGTATAAGGACCAAAGCCTTCCCGTGCATCCGGGTCGGTGGAGGCGGAGATCACCGTGATGGTGCGGCCGTGGAAATTTCCTTCACAGACAATAACTTTTGCTTTTGATTCGGCAATGCCCTTGACGTTGTAGGCCCATTTGCGGCAGAGCTTCAGCGCAGTTTCAACGCCTTCAGCCCCTGTGTTCATGGGCAGCATCTTGTCGTAGCCGAAGAATTCGGTGATGTATTTTTCGTAGGGGCCCAGGGAATCATTGTAAAATGCCCGCGATGTCAGCGTAAGCGTTTTCGCCTGGTCGATCAGCGCGCTGATGATCCGTGGGTGGCAGTGTCCCTGGTTGACAGCGGAATAGGCGGACAAAAAATCATAATAGCGCTTTCCCTCCACATCCCAGAGGTAAACGCCTTCTCCACGTGATAGCACCACGGGCAGCG includes:
- a CDS encoding four helix bundle protein, which produces MKKYDLEDRLVNFSVLSIEISRSIRSSKEGSYLSDQLMRSGVSPSLNYGEAISGESKRDFIHKLKIVLKELRETYNCLRIIQRTCSKGSETLIEKAIKENDELIAIFVKSIKTLKEKMERDVLR
- the rocD gene encoding ornithine--oxo-acid transaminase; the encoded protein is MELTETLTSAYLMGLEERYGAHNYHPLPVVLSRGEGVYLWDVEGKRYYDFLSAYSAVNQGHCHPRIISALIDQAKTLTLTSRAFYNDSLGPYEKYITEFFGYDKMLPMNTGAEGVETALKLCRKWAYNVKGIAESKAKVIVCEGNFHGRTITVISASTDPDAREGFGPYTPGFIVIPYNNIPALEKALEDPDVAGFLVEPIQGEAGVFVPDEGYLSKAYQLCQSKNVLFIADEVQTGLARTGRMLASDHEDIRPDMIILGKALSGGAYPISAVLADDEIMLTIKPGQHGSTFGGNPLAAKIAVTSLQVLKDENLAENAETMGQLFRAEMKKIPSDMIELVRGKGLLNAIVIKPKNGKEAWDVCLKMAENGVLAKPTHKHIIRFAPPLVITEEQILDAVKRIREAILFFDLRNKGTEDF